The Dehalococcoidia bacterium region CGAAGGGCATCCGGCAGGGGGCGGCGAACGCGATCCTCATCAAGCTGAACCAGATCGGCACGCTCACGGAGACTCTCGCCGCCGTCGAGATGGCGCAGCAGGCAGGCTGGGCGGCGGTAATCAGCCACCGCAGCGGCGAGACGGAGGACACCACCATCGCCGACCTTGTGGTGGCGACGGGCGCGGGACAGATCAAGACCGGCGCCCCCGCCCGCAGCGAGCGGGTGGCGAAGTACAACCGGCTGCTGCGCATCGAGGAGGAGCTGGGGGGCGCGGCGGAGTACGCGGGGTGGAACGCCTTCCGGCTGCCCGCCCTCCGCGAACGAGGAGCCGCAACAGACTAGCGCTTGGAATGTCCGACAACGTGCGGACGGGCATGCGCGCTGGAAAGCATCGACTGGGCTTCGGACCGGATCATCGGGGATTGGTTCAGCCTGCGGGATGAATCCCACAGCCTTTACCTGTCAGGCCCTCGCGATGGCTGAGGGTCTCAGGCCTCAGAACCGCCCCTCTGATCAGTTAACAGACAGGGCATGAAGCAGTTACCGCAGGCGCGAAAGGAGTCCACGTGATTGTCACCACTACCCCCAGCGTCGAAGGAAAGGCAATCCGCGAATATCTCGGCGTCGTAACCGGCGAAGCGATCGTGGGCGCGAACGTCTTCCGCGACATCGGCGCATCCATTCGCGACGTCATCGGCGGGCGCGCCGGCTCCTACGAGAAGGAGCTGAAGAAGGCGCGCGAGACCGCCATCGCGGAGATGCAGGAGGAGGCCGCGTCGCTGGGCGCAAATGCGATCATCGGCGTCGATATCGATTACGAGACGCTGCGGGGCTCGATGCTAATGGTGTCGGTCTCAGGAACGGCAGTGAAGACCGAATAGACAGGCGGTTCCGGGAGGGCCACTGTAATCACAGGGAGGTACGACGATGGCAACGAAGATAGGGATCAACGGTTTTGGCCGCATCGGCCGCCAGGTGCTGAAGGCGATACTCGACTTCCACCTCGACGAGCTTGAGGTGGTGGCGGTGAACGACCTGGCGCCGCCGGAGACGAACGCGCATCTCTTCAAGTACGACTCCAACTACGGCCGCTTCGAGGGGGAAGTGAGCGTGCAGGGGGACAGCCTGAAGATCGACAACCACATGGTGCGGGTGTTCTCCGAGCGCGACCCGGCCGCGATCCCCTGGCAGGAGGTGGGGGCGCAGATCGTCATCGAATCGACGGGGCGGTTCACGGACGCCGAGCAGGCGCGGGCGCACCTGCGCGGGCCGGTGAAGAAGGTCGTCATATCAGCGCCGGCGAAGGGCGAAGACCTGACGGTTGTGCTGGGGGTTAACGAAGACAAGTATGACCCGGCGTCGCACCACATCATCTCCAACGCCTCCTGCACCACGAACGGCGTCGCGCCCGTGGCCAAGGTGCTCCACGACTCGTTTGGAATCAAACGGGGGCTGATGACGACCTGCCACGCTTACACAAACGACCAGGTGATCCTCGACACCGTGCACCGCGACCTCAGGCGGGCGCGCGCCGCCGCCCTCAACATCATCCCCACGACGACGGGCGCGGCGCGGGCGGTTGCCCTCGTCATACCGGAGCTGAAAGGGAAGCTGAACGGCGTCGCCCTGCGGGTGCCCACGTCGACGGTGTCGATCATCGACCTCACGGTCGAGCTGGAGCGGGAGGCGACGGCAGAAGAGATCAACGCGGCGTTCGAGAAGGCGGCGGAAGGCCCCCTCAAGGGGATCCTGGTCTACGAGGAAGACCCGCTCGTCAGCATCGACTTCAAGGGGAACCCGGCGAGCTCGATCTTCGACCCGGCGCTGACGATGGTGATAGAGGGTTCGATGGTGAAGGTCTTCTCCTGGTACGACAACGAGTGGGGCTACTCGGTGCGCACCGCCGACCTGTGCTCGCTGCTCACGAAGAGGGGG contains the following coding sequences:
- a CDS encoding heavy metal-binding domain-containing protein — encoded protein: MIVTTTPSVEGKAIREYLGVVTGEAIVGANVFRDIGASIRDVIGGRAGSYEKELKKARETAIAEMQEEAASLGANAIIGVDIDYETLRGSMLMVSVSGTAVKTE
- the gap gene encoding type I glyceraldehyde-3-phosphate dehydrogenase, translating into MATKIGINGFGRIGRQVLKAILDFHLDELEVVAVNDLAPPETNAHLFKYDSNYGRFEGEVSVQGDSLKIDNHMVRVFSERDPAAIPWQEVGAQIVIESTGRFTDAEQARAHLRGPVKKVVISAPAKGEDLTVVLGVNEDKYDPASHHIISNASCTTNGVAPVAKVLHDSFGIKRGLMTTCHAYTNDQVILDTVHRDLRRARAAALNIIPTTTGAARAVALVIPELKGKLNGVALRVPTSTVSIIDLTVELEREATAEEINAAFEKAAEGPLKGILVYEEDPLVSIDFKGNPASSIFDPALTMVIEGSMVKVFSWYDNEWGYSVRTADLCSLLTKRGL